TCAATTACTGGCAACCAGCACCGAAGGCTGGTCCAATCTTTGCCGGCTGAGCAGCGTGCTGGCTCTGCGTGACAATCCCGATGCACCCTGTTTGTTGGAAACGCTTTTTCAATATTCCAAAGACCTGATCGCCTTATGTGAAAACCCGCAGGGATTACAGGATGGATTTGAAGATCGTTTGTATGTCCCCTTACGAAATGTGTCCAGCGCCGGCACATTATCCACGCAGGCACGCAAACTGGGATTGCCGACCGTGGTCGCGCATCCGGTCTATTACCAGACCCCCGAGCAAGCCCGATTACAAAAAACGCTGGCTGCCATCCGGCTCAATCAAACGGTCACTACCATTCCTCAACATGCCCTTATCCCGGCAGATGCCTGGTTCATGCCACCCCAACTCATCGAAGAACGCTTCAAGGAATTTCCTGAAGCATTACACGCTACAACAGAAATTGCGGAGCGTTGCCGTTTCGATCTGCCGCTTGGCAAATCCCAAATGCCCATTGTTCCATTACCGGAAGGTCTAACCGCCACGCAACATTTACGTGACAAAGCCACAGCTGGAGCCATAGAACTCTATGGCGAGATCACACCACAGATCCAAACGCGCCTCGATCATGAACTCGAAGTAATCTCACATATGGGCTTCGAGCCGATCTTCTTGATCGTCGAGGACATCCTGAACTTTGCGCGAGCAACAGGCGTACCCTATTCCTCTCGTGGGTCGGCAGCCTCATCTCTTGTTGCTCATTGTCTCGGCATTACCAGTCCTGATCCCTTACGCCTCAATTTGTATTTTGAACGCTTTCTCAACCCCGCACGTGTTACCCCTCCAGACATTGATACCGATTTGTGTTCCCGCAGACGTGACTCGGTCATCCGGCATGTCTTCGATACCTATGGCACTGACAAGGTGGCGATGGTGGGGACGATCAATCGCTATCGTCCACGCTCTGCGCTCGCGGATGTAGCCAAGGCATATGGTCTCGAACCTGCCAAGGTGCGTGAACTAGCCAATCAATTGCCGCATGCCTGGTGGGCACGCTTCGAAGACTCTGAAGATGGAGAAGATGCGCCTTCTCCCTTTGCAGAGCTGCGAACCACCCATCCCAACCACCAATCCATCTTCGATGACGCCGAAGCCATATTGAAACTACCCCGTCATCTTTCCATGCATCCCGGAGGTGTGATCGTTGCACCTGGATTGCTTACTGATCTTGTTCCAGTCATGAACTCGGGCGGCAAAGGTGTTGTCATCACCCAACTCGATTTAGACTCCGTGGAAGCTTTGGGATTGGTGAAGATCGATCTCTTGGGTATTCGAGGTCTCACTGTTGTTGGCGACGTGGCGGAGTTCGTGCAACAAAGGAAACCCGAACAATACGCAACACCACTAGCAGTCCTGGACTCTACGCCCTCCACCGATGAAGCCACCTCCATTCGCATTGAAAAGGGTGAGACCATTGGCTGCTTCCAGATCGAAAGTCCGGGGATGCGCGCGACCCTGCGCGAGATCCATGCCCGCACCGAAGATGACATCATGGCAGCTCTGGCGCTGTATCGTCCTGGTCCACTGACCGGTGGACTCAAGGATGCCTTTGTGAGGCGCTTTAAGGGCGAGGAACCCGTCCGCCATCTTCATCCAGCGCTTGCACCTTTGTTGGATGAAACTTTTGGAGTCATCCTGTATCAGGAACAGGTCTTGCGCATCGCCAATGAACTGGCAGGTTTTAGTCTGGCAGAAGCCGACTTGCTGCGGCGGGCGATGAGTCATTTTGACCCAGGGAAGAAGATGCAGGAGTTGGAAAGAAAGTTCGTATCAGAAGTACAGGCGCGAAGTGGGATTCCCATCGAGACTGGCGAACGCATCTGGGAGATGATGGCAGCCTTCGCCGGCTATGGCTTCCCCAAAGCCCATGCCGCCTCGTATGCCCGGATCGGCTGGCGTTCTGCTTGGTGCAAGGAATATTTTCCGGCAGAGTTCATGGCAGCGGTGCTTGCCAATTGGGGTGGGTATTACAGTCAGCGGGTTTATTTGAGCGAAGCCAGACGACTGGGCTTGAAGGTCCGCCCTCCGCATGTGAATTATTCACGGCATCAATTCTCGGCGCAAAAGATGATCGACTCGGAGGAGCGTGCGCTTTTTATGGGGCTGGGTCAGGTTAAGGAATTGACCCAACGTACGATTGGAAGAATTATCCAACATGCTCCATTCTATTCCCTCGATGATTTCCTTTCGCGCGTCGATCCACGCATGCAGGAAGCGGAACATCTCGCGAAGATCGGGGCATTGGATGGTTTTGGAAATATCCCCGCGATATTGAAGCGACTACAAACCGGCGGCTGGCAGAGGGATCAGATGAGTCTCTTTGCCTGGTCGGATGCCAGTGAAGAGGATTGGACCCTGCAACAAAAAGTGGATGCTCAATTGGAAATTCTCGGTGCCAGCCTCGAAGCCCATCCTCTTGAACTGGTGCAGGAGCAGATCGCGGGAACCCTTTCCACAATTGATGCCGTGGGTAAGATCGGTCGGCGTGTGACTGTTGCCGGGGTGCGTCAGACCTCGCGCCGCAGTCGGACTGCGAAAGGGGACTTGATGCTCTTCCTGACTATCGAAGACTTACAAGGGACTTTAGATGTGATTCTATTCCCGGACGTGTATCGAATCGCAAAATCCTTTCTGGATTCAAATCCACCTCTGTTGATCACAGGGGTGATGGAGATAGACAAAGAAGGTGGAGAACCTTATTTACGGGCAGAAAAAGTAGCTTCCATTCCCTAATTTGATATATGGTTTGTTTCTAATCATAAGACCCGCTGGGTTGATTGAAATATATTTGAAGGCTACATCATCGCCCGCATAGTGGGTAACCGTATTGGATCGGGAATGGTGAAGATGTTCACCCAGAAAAAAAGTCCAAGGCATAGAAAACTGCTTAGGATGTGCATAAGCGCTATGTACAATCCCCATCGTCAGGTAGTAGCTTTCTTTACACTTTGTTAGGGGTGTTTTACAGAATTAATATCTTTTTGAAAATGTTCCTGTTGCGCTATTGTACTCGTCTTCATTGTTACCCGAATCTACAAAAATGCTTTCTACATGAAAAGAAAAAACATCTAAAAAGCCTTTCTTGTTCAAGCGACTTAATGCTTTTTCTTGTAATTCATTATTAACTTCTAATTCTTCAAAAAAATATTCTTGTGCTTTTAGGAAATCAAGAGAAAATTGACGACGATTAAGGTAGAACCATCCATTTCTTTGCGAAACAGGCGTTAAGTGTTTTTCGCCAGCATTACGGGTAAATAAGAAACTTTTACCTTCGTACTCTTTAATGATGTAATCATGGGCAAGCCCATTGCGAATACATTTGTAAAGTGTCACAGCATGGGTAGAATACTCTGGCATAAACGCGTCAATAAAAGCCTTGAAAGTTTCATCATCACTTTTCCTTCCTGCATAATAGCCGCTCAACGACTCGATACCGACAACAGTTAAAATGATTACTCCTACTTCAACTTCTGCATTTAATGCCTTCTTCAAATCTTGAACGATAAATTTCTCGAAACTTTCTCTGAATCTGCGCCACATAATTTCCATAAAATCCCTTCCCTTTTAATCGGATTCTAGAAGAAATTCATTGTTGCTACCTTCTTCGTCATCACTATCGTCGTCAACGTCATCATCATCGAACTCAACAGTGATAGTAGCCGCAACAAAACCATCCGAAAGTTCTATTCCTTCGAGCATTTTCTGTATTTTCTCAGTAACACTTGTCTTTATAACCTCATCTAATTTGGCAAAAAAATCTTTCATGATAGGGCTTAAATTAGTTTTGCGTATGTAATTTTTCCGATCATGATCTACATACTCAGATCCTGGGGCTTCAGTTTTAATTAATGTTCTAATTAATTCAATGGTGTTACCAGCGCCTAACTGCTCTAAATTTCTTGTTAGTGATTTCAATTTATAAAGTGCTTCGCCTGCGTCTTCTTCTGCTAACACTGCCTCAATATCAGCCTGAAGTGCAAAGCAATAATCGCTATCGCTGGCTGGCGAGTATTCTCGAAATCCCAAATCTGACCAGAACCAAGAAGCCATTTCTTGCGAGAGAGGCTTTTGATATTTTTCAGGCAATATAGAGAAGATGGACTTAATTAACTCGAAAGCCCTGCCGTAGTCTCTGGTTTCTGCGCATGAGCGAGCAAGAAGAATCACAACATCTAAATATTTAGAGTCCGATTTATCAATTCGAGGTAATAAACTCTCCAAAAGAATCCGCGCCTGTTGATAGTTTTCGTCTTTGAAAAATGCTTTTTTAGATTGGTCAAGTAATTCCTTTGGCGTGACGGCATTACTCGAAGATGTCTGATAACTAATTCGTTTTTTGAGGTAAGAAATACTTTCATCCAAAATTGCACGTCCGCCAATTGTTCTTGCTTCAAATTTCTCTAATACAGCAAGGACTTTTTCGTCCCCAACTTTCGACAACGAGGTCATCGCAGCAAAACTGACATCCCAGTAATAACCAAAATTTAGCAAAACAATAAGCGCGTCTATAGATTTTGAATCTGCATAACTGCCGAGCGAATCTGCTATTTGGCAAAGAGGTTCACGGGCTTTGGGTAGTATTTTGGGAAAATAGTCATACGGATTTGCGTATTCAAGGATATTGCTCCATTGACCTTTTTGCTTCCATTCATTAATTTGTGCGTGAGATGGAATTTGCGCCGGTTTCGAGTATTTGTACTCGGATGATTTAGGAGTGCTGGATTGACCCTGAAACTTTGACCTTTGCGGAAAGCCTAACGCTTTCGAAATTCTCACTGCCCCAGCCAATTCTGGATTAAGCTTGTAAGCATGACTTAAATGTATGCGAGCCTGCTCGTCATCTCCATTCTCGTGATACGCTTCCGCCATAAATTTATAAATATAATCATGTGTACCCCCAAGTTCTATAACACGGCGCAAGTGTTCTATGCGTACAGATGGTTTTGTTTTGGCTTTAGTTATGGGGTCTTCGTATTGTGCCCAAGCATAATGCGAATGATATAACTCAGACTTGATAGAAGGCAAATCTAAACCTGTTTTGAGAGCGTTTTCAAGAATTTGAATACCTTCATTTGCTTTTTGTTCACCAAAAAGAAATTGCTTCCATTTAATTAGAGTATCAGATGCTTTTTCTTTATTTATAGTATCGAAGTCTATTTCTTTATTTAGAGTATAAAAGGCTTCGTCTTTTTCTTCCAATTCCAAAGACAACAATAATGGCGCAAAATCAATTACGATTGGATTAATCAAAACATCTTTTATCGCTTCTTGTTGTTCAACCCTAAACACAGCATGGATAAGCCGCAATACTGCTGTTAGATCAGAAGGGTTTTCTCGAAATTTCTCCCATGTAGTTCGAAAGGTATTCCTACGTTTAGCAATATGTTCAAGGTCAATTCCGCTAAATAAATTTCCAATGTCGAAATTCATATTTTTATATAAATCTTCAATTGACATCTTGTTTTGCATTGTTAGATTCCTTTTTCTCTCATACAACCCATAAAGACAATGCTTATCCCTTTTATGGATACGACGTCAGCACCCAAGTACACTTTAACCGAACCATTCGGATTTTTGCCCCCTGGGGGTATTATGCCGAACAGTTCGGTTTAGCATACTTTGTACGGATAGAATAAATTATATGCCACTCCTGCCAAAATTTGTACCAAAGCGACAGATCAGAATTATCTCATAGCCAAGGAAGAAACTCTCCGGGTAATCACGAGAAGCGATCTAAACCAAATACACCCATTTTCTTCAAAATGGTGCTGTTGCTGTCAACATCCTTCTGAATTAAATCGACAATCCTTGGAACATATTACTCAAACTATGTCCTGTATTCCAAATTGGGGTTGAGCACCCAGCGGGTCAAGCCTTCAATTGCATTCCGATCAAGATACCTAATCCGTAATCCAAAGCCGGCACACAATCCCGCGAGCCCTTCCCACCAGGCGACCCATTCGCTTCCACTCAGGGCTTTGCCTTCATCACCTGGCAATACAAACTCCAATACAGTTCGCCGTACAAAGGGAAGTGGATATTCCTGCACGGCAAGGGATAAGCCCTGATGCAAAATATCCAAGCCCTCTGTACCAGGAGTGTTCCATCGTTGAACCTGATTCTGGAATTCCAACCTCGGTTCCGGGTCGGGCCAGAACAATTGGAGTAAACGTAATGTCCAGCCAGGTTGGATCGAGGAGAGAATGGACTTGTATGCCTCCTGAGGTCGCACATCGGGACGATCCGGGTCGGCATACACTTCGGCAAACAGGCGCCGGGTGTCATCCTCGCCGATCAATGCTGAGTGATTGCCGACCTGCGCAAACCCTTTACTCAACACAAAGGCATGGGTGGTTCCCACATGATTCATTGGAAACTCCATGACTTAAGGTCCGCCTTCACTTGCAGGAGGGCGATATCAACGTCTGCTTCCTGCAGTTTTTCCGAATCGATACAAGGATTTATCTCCTGTAACAGATCGGAAAACGCACTTGTAAGATGATTATCCGGGCGAACACGATAGCGTTGAATAGCCTCTTCCGCCCCGGTTTGGTTGACCAGGGCGTCTGCAGGAATGGACTTCAACATGATCTCAAAGCCTCTTGCAATCATTTGAGGCAGTCGTTTCGATCTTTTTGCCATATGGGTCTCCTATGGTTTGAATATGGCTTCAGAAATATTCATGTCCGTGGCACGAAAGCCAGGACGCATGGGACGATTGCCGGTGGGAACGAGTCCCTTGCCGGCTTCATACTTGAACAACGGGGAAAACGAGGGACGTGCAGCAGTCCGTTCTACGATGGTGGAGACCTCCACGATCTCACGCACGATCTGTCCATGTTGTGGATTGCGCTCTATGTACACGGCTGCCGTTACCGCTTCCGCAAAGGACTGCGCGATCTGGATCTCGGACATGCGCGCTGCATCCGGATGCGCCTGCACCACCTGCAAAAAGCGCGGCCAGACATGCTCGGCGCTGGTGGCGTGGATGGTGAAAGCAGAATGTCCATGCCCGGTCGCGGCGGCACGGACCAATTCCCATGCTTCGGCTCCACGCGCTTCGCCGATCACGACCCCATGCGGACGGGAACGCAAAGCAGAACGGATCAGGTCATACATGGTGACCGGAGGTGGTCCACCACGAATTTCAGGGCGGGTCACAGTATAGATAATGTTGCCCGTATCAGTTTTGCCATCGCCGTTCCAACCATTGAGGATAATTTCATTACTGTCTTCCACGATAAACAAACGGATCGCGCCACGCGGGTAATAATCCAGCATCTCCTGCAGAATTCTTTGCCCCACAAAGGTCTTGCCCGAACCCGTTGTGCCAGCGATGACGAGCGTCCCCCCATGCACCATGACACTCAATAAATAGTTCGCAGCTTCGGGTGTGAGGATGCCGTTGCCACGCGGGAAATCCTTCGGATCGAACTTTGGACGTGGGACAGGGGGGAGTCGGTTCTGACACAACAATGCCAGACTGCCTTGAGTCAGATCAGATGCTGTTCGATAGTTAGAAACACGCAAGGTGATCGTGTCTCCATAGGGTGATGCGGGTGGCATAACGTAATTGATACGCACACCTTTTCTTCGCACACTTCCATCGACAAGCGGAACCATGACTTGCAACATGGCATCGGCAACCGGGTAATCGGGTGTCGGAGCGCGCTGCCCGGCGCGGTCGATCATGACTCGCAATGCATCGCCGATCCCATCCGGCGCGGGACCGGCATGTTCCCATCCGTTGCTGGTTGTGTATACATAGATATGCCCCAAGTTGATGGCGATGTCTTCAATATCAGAACGGGCGATCAGTTCCAGCAAAGGACCCATGCCGGATAGTTCCCCGATCAGCCGCAGGATGTATTCCTTGGGTAAAGAGACGCCCGCATCGACGGCACGAAGACTCACTTCCTCGAAGACCTGACGAGCCAGCACTTCGATCTCTGTGGAGGTCAGACTCTTCTGCAACGACTCAATCGCCTTCTTTGCACGTCCTTCCTCAGCAAGAACATTCCACCAGCGCTCCATCTCATCCGAGGATCGTACCTCCGAGACGGGCTTCATTGTTTTGCCTGCAATATCGAACATGTCTACCCTTTCCCAAACCAACTACGTTTTTTCGGAGCGTTCGGCAATAGCCCAATGCGGGATGCGCCTTCACGCACAGCGGGCACAAAGTGGGAAGCAAAACCCAATAATGAATCGGCGAACGGTCCGAGTTCCTCCAACTTCTCCTTCTTGTAGCGCCAGATCAAAACATCCTCACGCCGATCCGAGTTCACAGCTTGGGCAGCGAGGCGTGGATCGACAATGGGAATGATGCCATTTGGGATCAAGGCGAGTTCGATCTTGTCCTCACTCAAAGCTTGTTGCAACATCTTGTGTGCCGCCTTGAAACCATCGCCCACGACCTGGTTGTAGCAGAGCTTGACGCGACTCCCAACGAATTCATGGGCACTGCCCTTGCCGACCACACTTGCCAGAGAGTTGATCATGCGTGCGATCCAGCGGCGCGTTTCTGCAAGATCGGGAATTTCCGGCTTGATCACAATGGCAATGCCTTCGGCGGCTTTCAAGGCGGCACGATGCACGACATGCGCCGGGTTGATACCGACATCCATGATGACCACACCACCCGCGGCAACTCCTGCCTCATACAACCCTTGAATTACCTCTGCGACTTTACCTTCCTGTTGCAGAACTTCATCTCCAAGATCATCAGTGATGAGACCTGGTAGGACTCTCAAGGTCGGTAGATTTTCCAACGGAGTGAAGGCATTGAGATACGCTGCTCCCGATGCCACGTCGCCCATCACGCCTTTGTTGGCTTTGGCGATCTCACGGCGCAAGAGACCGATCATGGTCGTATTGACCCGTTCCATGCGCATGTGATATTGCAAAGCGCCGGCGTTGCCATCGGCATCCACAAGATAGGTGGTGATACCACTAAGAGCCAATGCCACTGCCAGGTTCACCGCTACCGTTGTCTTACCCGTACCGCCTTTCGGCGATGTAATCGCGATCTTGCGCACCGCCATGCCGGATTGAATGTGCGCCGACATGTCGCTGCCCAGCACCGCACGGCGATACTGATCATCTGCCGCCAGATTACCAGCATCTGCACGACGCATCTCTTCATAGAGTTTATTGATGTCCACATCCGAAGGAGGATAGGCAATGGAAGGAACGCCAACACCATTCGCCCAGGACGCCATGCCATCGCCGACCCCAGCGACCACGAAGATCAGCTTGCCGCGTTCGGCAGCCTTGACCAGACTTTCTGGTGATACAGAAGACTCTGGCGATACCACCACCAATGCCCGGAAATCGAATAGGTCAATGTGTTGTGGAGTAAAGGCTGCAATCTGGGCGATGACGGAATGACCTTGTTCCGCGAGTTGCATGTTCAAACGGGATGTCACGGTTCCCGCACCGAGCAACAAAACCTGCATTATTGTCCTCCTCCCAACACTTCTTCGCGATCCTGCTTGAACAAATCTTCGAAGTCCCAATAGGTAAAGCCAGCGGAAGGCGTCTCATCGCCGCGCGCCATCAAGGACACCACCAAACGATCTCCCTGCTGCAGGGCAAGCGACAATACTTCGCGGCTTTGATTGGGAACGAGCAGGATCAACATCTTCGGCTGGGTGTCCAGGTTGAAGGAGCTACTGTCTTCAGAGGACTCCGTTGGTTGTGGCAGTCCTTGTACCGCGATCACGCGCACTCCCATCGGGAACAGATCCTTGGCAAGCGGCGGGAAGGAACGGTTGATGGCATCCGCCTGTTCCAATTCAAGCGTCGAAGGTTGAGCGGTTGGTTCCACATATCCGGGATCGATGACGAGTTCCGGCATCGGGGTCGGTGTGCTCATCTGCTGCGGTCGGGTGCTGATCACCACAGTCACGCCGATCAGGTCTCCGGGCAGGAAGGCTTCCGCATCCGGTGATACCAAATTCATGGCATCCAAGGGAAGCGGGAATAAACTGTGTCCAGGGAATTGAGCCAGCACAGCCGACAGGCGCGTGCCTTCTGCTGCTGGCGCTACGATGGCGTTGCGAAAGACCGGCTGTCCGCTTCCAATGGGTTGGGCGACAATGCCACCGACCACACCAGTCACTTCCTCACCGGGGATATACAGACTGGCGTTGTCATCCTGAAAGACGGTCTTGACCGCCAGGTCATTTGCCATAATGACGTCGCCAATATTCAAGTCACGCGTGGCGGATAACACAGAAATGGTAGGCGGCTTCTGCGCCGCACCGAGGGCATTGAGGGCGATGAACGCCACCAAAAAAATTCCAACTGACACGCCCAGCACCACCAGGTTCACGCCGGTTGAGGCAATACGTTTCAACATGTTTCTTCTTTTCTCCATTCGTTGTTTTTTTCAAAAGCCTGCCGCAGGGCAGGGGTTTCTTCAATAATCTCTTCAAGCTGTTCGAGTGTCTGTCGCATCAATCCATACAAAGTCAGCATGACGAAATCCGTTTTGATGTGATCCGATTTGAATACCTGCTGATGGGTCTCTGCAACGGATCGAACGACCTGCATAACATCCGCATCTGCCAGTGCTTCCGCCGAAACACGCGGCATATCTGGAAAGCATTCCTGGATCAGATCCGCCACATCCTGTCCAATGGATGAAGAGTCGGTCGGAGCAGGCAGTTCTGTTTCAGGTTGTGCAGGAGGATCGAGCAGCTCGGCAACGGAAGTCTGCGGGTCGGAGCGTAATTGTTCAATGGCACGTGGCAATCGCTTGAGCCCGGCCTGAACGGCTTCCAGCAAACGGGTCTGTGCCTGTGGAGAAAGCGCTGCCACGGCTTCGATGTTGCGCACGGAGACGTGCGGACGAAGTCCCTCGGGCATTGACTCCAACAACCGTTGCCGGCGTTCCTGTTTGGACTGGTACGACTCACTCATGGACGTGACTATACTGTCCAGGAGGACAAGGTGGGTTGCATGTGTCGCTTACCGCACCCAAAAAAATACGCCCGGTTCACGACCGGGCGTATTGATATTGCCTGTTTATTCCCGAACCTCCTCAAAGATCCGAATGTCATCGAGATGAAACTCCTTGTTCCCGCCATCCTGGAAACCCAACTCAAGAACCGGTGCAATCTGCCACCATCGCTGCGGCTGGGTGCTCACCAGATAATTATCGCTCCAGACCTGGATTTCCACTGGTCCAAATGCCGGCATCGTCATCCGACACAGTTCCGACCCATCCACCGACACGGTTCCCATCCATTCGATCCTGCTGACTTGGTGCAGGCGGATTTGATAGGTGTGCCACACTTCCGGGTCCACGTTCATGGCTTCGACCTGAACAGGCGCCCAATTGAGCGCCAGATAACAAACCGAACCATTGGCGCCATTGAAGGAGGACTCATTACCGATCACTGAAAATCCAAACATATCGAACGGCTTGGCAAAGAGACCATCTGCCTGTAGTGTGCCTTGTGGCTGCAGGACAACTCCCGCCGTTCCATAAAA
This portion of the Anaerolineales bacterium genome encodes:
- a CDS encoding HEAT repeat domain-containing protein, with the protein product MQNKMSIEDLYKNMNFDIGNLFSGIDLEHIAKRRNTFRTTWEKFRENPSDLTAVLRLIHAVFRVEQQEAIKDVLINPIVIDFAPLLLSLELEEKDEAFYTLNKEIDFDTINKEKASDTLIKWKQFLFGEQKANEGIQILENALKTGLDLPSIKSELYHSHYAWAQYEDPITKAKTKPSVRIEHLRRVIELGGTHDYIYKFMAEAYHENGDDEQARIHLSHAYKLNPELAGAVRISKALGFPQRSKFQGQSSTPKSSEYKYSKPAQIPSHAQINEWKQKGQWSNILEYANPYDYFPKILPKAREPLCQIADSLGSYADSKSIDALIVLLNFGYYWDVSFAAMTSLSKVGDEKVLAVLEKFEARTIGGRAILDESISYLKKRISYQTSSSNAVTPKELLDQSKKAFFKDENYQQARILLESLLPRIDKSDSKYLDVVILLARSCAETRDYGRAFELIKSIFSILPEKYQKPLSQEMASWFWSDLGFREYSPASDSDYCFALQADIEAVLAEEDAGEALYKLKSLTRNLEQLGAGNTIELIRTLIKTEAPGSEYVDHDRKNYIRKTNLSPIMKDFFAKLDEVIKTSVTEKIQKMLEGIELSDGFVAATITVEFDDDDVDDDSDDEEGSNNEFLLESD
- a CDS encoding ParA family protein, with translation MASWANGVGVPSIAYPPSDVDINKLYEEMRRADAGNLAADDQYRRAVLGSDMSAHIQSGMAVRKIAITSPKGGTGKTTVAVNLAVALALSGITTYLVDADGNAGALQYHMRMERVNTTMIGLLRREIAKANKGVMGDVASGAAYLNAFTPLENLPTLRVLPGLITDDLGDEVLQQEGKVAEVIQGLYEAGVAAGGVVIMDVGINPAHVVHRAALKAAEGIAIVIKPEIPDLAETRRWIARMINSLASVVGKGSAHEFVGSRVKLCYNQVVGDGFKAAHKMLQQALSEDKIELALIPNGIIPIVDPRLAAQAVNSDRREDVLIWRYKKEKLEELGPFADSLLGFASHFVPAVREGASRIGLLPNAPKKRSWFGKG
- a CDS encoding type II/IV secretion system ATPase subunit; the encoded protein is MFDIAGKTMKPVSEVRSSDEMERWWNVLAEEGRAKKAIESLQKSLTSTEIEVLARQVFEEVSLRAVDAGVSLPKEYILRLIGELSGMGPLLELIARSDIEDIAINLGHIYVYTTSNGWEHAGPAPDGIGDALRVMIDRAGQRAPTPDYPVADAMLQVMVPLVDGSVRRKGVRINYVMPPASPYGDTITLRVSNYRTASDLTQGSLALLCQNRLPPVPRPKFDPKDFPRGNGILTPEAANYLLSVMVHGGTLVIAGTTGSGKTFVGQRILQEMLDYYPRGAIRLFIVEDSNEIILNGWNGDGKTDTGNIIYTVTRPEIRGGPPPVTMYDLIRSALRSRPHGVVIGEARGAEAWELVRAAATGHGHSAFTIHATSAEHVWPRFLQVVQAHPDAARMSEIQIAQSFAEAVTAAVYIERNPQHGQIVREIVEVSTIVERTAARPSFSPLFKYEAGKGLVPTGNRPMRPGFRATDMNISEAIFKP
- a CDS encoding DNA polymerase III subunit alpha; this encodes MAGTFTIALMYVHLTTHSAFSLQEGLMTPTDLVQAAKACGMSALGLTDHHLLTGTIEFVKACKDAGIQPVIGLEIDLEQGPLQLLATSTEGWSNLCRLSSVLALRDNPDAPCLLETLFQYSKDLIALCENPQGLQDGFEDRLYVPLRNVSSAGTLSTQARKLGLPTVVAHPVYYQTPEQARLQKTLAAIRLNQTVTTIPQHALIPADAWFMPPQLIEERFKEFPEALHATTEIAERCRFDLPLGKSQMPIVPLPEGLTATQHLRDKATAGAIELYGEITPQIQTRLDHELEVISHMGFEPIFLIVEDILNFARATGVPYSSRGSAASSLVAHCLGITSPDPLRLNLYFERFLNPARVTPPDIDTDLCSRRRDSVIRHVFDTYGTDKVAMVGTINRYRPRSALADVAKAYGLEPAKVRELANQLPHAWWARFEDSEDGEDAPSPFAELRTTHPNHQSIFDDAEAILKLPRHLSMHPGGVIVAPGLLTDLVPVMNSGGKGVVITQLDLDSVEALGLVKIDLLGIRGLTVVGDVAEFVQQRKPEQYATPLAVLDSTPSTDEATSIRIEKGETIGCFQIESPGMRATLREIHARTEDDIMAALALYRPGPLTGGLKDAFVRRFKGEEPVRHLHPALAPLLDETFGVILYQEQVLRIANELAGFSLAEADLLRRAMSHFDPGKKMQELERKFVSEVQARSGIPIETGERIWEMMAAFAGYGFPKAHAASYARIGWRSAWCKEYFPAEFMAAVLANWGGYYSQRVYLSEARRLGLKVRPPHVNYSRHQFSAQKMIDSEERALFMGLGQVKELTQRTIGRIIQHAPFYSLDDFLSRVDPRMQEAEHLAKIGALDGFGNIPAILKRLQTGGWQRDQMSLFAWSDASEEDWTLQQKVDAQLEILGASLEAHPLELVQEQIAGTLSTIDAVGKIGRRVTVAGVRQTSRRSRTAKGDLMLFLTIEDLQGTLDVILFPDVYRIAKSFLDSNPPLLITGVMEIDKEGGEPYLRAEKVASIP